The following proteins are co-located in the Oryzias melastigma strain HK-1 linkage group LG8, ASM292280v2, whole genome shotgun sequence genome:
- the LOC112146256 gene encoding lipopolysaccharide-induced tumor necrosis factor-alpha factor homolog — protein MYNPNPPPYAPNCPPGPGFQGGFAPIVQSPVVTTVTQVLTPPTDGPGMMLCTCCQRTVTTRPSFEIGLMAWAVCGGLFLLGCFPCMCIPFCLDSCKDVRHYCPLCNRLLHTYKRM, from the exons ATGTACAACCCAAACCCTCCACCCTACGCACCAAACTGCCCCCCAGGACCAGGATTCCAGGGAG GTTTTGCTCCTATAGTCCAGAGTCCTGTCGTAACAACAG TGACTCAAGTGCTAACACCTCCAACCGACGGTCCTGGTATGATGCTGTGTACCTGCTGTCAGAGGACTGTAACTACCAGGCCATCATTTGAGATAGGACTCATGGCGTGGGCTGTATGCGGCGGTCTCTTTCTGCTTGG GTGTTTCCCTTGCATGTGCATCCCGTTTTGCCTGGATTCCTGCAAAGATGTAAGGCATTACTGTCCTCTCTGCAACAGATTGCTTCACACTTACAAGAGGATGTGA